One stretch of Musicola paradisiaca NCPPB 2511 DNA includes these proteins:
- a CDS encoding MAPEG family protein, with protein MVSALYVVLGAILLIKLSIDVVKLRMQYRVAYGDGGFYELQTAIRVHGNAVEYIPIGAIMLVLMEMNGALNAMVHLCGILLMLGRLCHYYGLRHREFGWRRSGMAATYVSLVLMVVFNLYYLPWELVFTLR; from the coding sequence ATGGTCAGTGCGCTCTATGTGGTACTCGGCGCAATCTTGTTAATCAAATTGTCGATAGATGTGGTGAAGCTGCGGATGCAGTACCGTGTGGCGTATGGCGATGGCGGTTTTTATGAACTGCAAACCGCGATCCGCGTCCACGGTAACGCAGTGGAATACATCCCTATCGGCGCCATTATGCTGGTGCTGATGGAGATGAACGGCGCCTTAAACGCCATGGTTCATCTGTGCGGCATTCTGCTGATGCTGGGTCGGCTGTGTCATTACTATGGTTTGCGGCATCGGGAGTTCGGTTGGCGGCGTTCCGGTATGGCGGCCACCTATGTGTCGTTGGTGCTGATGGTGGTGTTCAATCTCTATTATTTGCCCTGGGAGCTGGTGTTTACGCTGCGATAA
- the cmoA gene encoding carboxy-S-adenosyl-L-methionine synthase CmoA gives MSNRDMLFSAPIANLGDWTFDERVAEVFPDMIQRSVPGYSNIISMIGMLAERFVRPDSRVYDLGCSLGAATLSMRRNIHVPGCRIIAVDNSPAMVERCRRHIEAFRADTPVDVCEADILDTDIHNASLVVLNFTLQFITPEQRLLLLRRIWQGLRPGGALVLSEKFSFEDAAIGELLFNMHLDFKRANGYSELEISQKRSMLENVMITDSVETHKARLREAGFAHSEVWFQCFNFGSLVAIKPEDAA, from the coding sequence ATGTCAAACCGCGATATGCTTTTTTCCGCCCCCATCGCCAACCTGGGCGACTGGACTTTTGATGAGCGCGTCGCTGAAGTCTTCCCCGACATGATTCAGCGCTCCGTGCCCGGCTACTCGAATATTATTTCCATGATCGGCATGCTGGCGGAACGCTTCGTCCGCCCGGATAGCCGGGTTTACGATCTGGGCTGCTCGCTGGGCGCCGCGACACTGTCAATGCGCCGCAACATTCATGTCCCCGGCTGTCGGATTATCGCCGTCGACAACTCGCCCGCCATGGTGGAGCGTTGCCGTCGCCATATCGAAGCCTTTCGCGCCGACACCCCGGTGGATGTGTGCGAAGCCGATATCCTCGACACCGACATCCATAATGCCTCGCTGGTGGTGCTTAACTTCACCTTGCAATTCATCACGCCGGAGCAGCGTTTGCTTCTGCTGCGCCGTATCTGGCAAGGGTTGCGCCCCGGCGGCGCGCTGGTGCTGTCGGAAAAATTCAGCTTTGAAGACGCCGCCATCGGCGAACTGCTGTTCAATATGCACCTGGATTTCAAACGCGCTAACGGCTACAGCGAGCTGGAGATCAGCCAAAAACGCAGCATGCTGGAAAACGTCATGATCACCGACTCGGTGGAAACCCACAAAGCCCGGTTGCGGGAAGCCGGTTTCGCCCACAGCGAAGTCTGGTTCCAGTGCTTTAACTTCGGCTCGCTGGTGGCGATAAAACCCGAGGACGCCGCATGA
- the cmoB gene encoding tRNA 5-methoxyuridine(34)/uridine 5-oxyacetic acid(34) synthase CmoB — MIDFGRFYQQIAIGPLSHWLNTLPAQISEWQQSSLHGGFRQWLNSVEHLPALTPDRLELVDGVSAAMDTPLSEGQRLGIERLLRNLMPWRKGPFSLYGVDIDTEWRSDWKWDRVAPHISPLQDRLILDVGCGSGYHLWRMIGAGARMAVGIDPTQLFLCQFEAVRKLLGDDPRAHLLPLGIEQLPALNAFDTVFSMGVLYHRRSPLDHLWQLKNQLVSGGELVLETLVVEGDEHCVLVPGERYAQMRNVYFLPSAAALTQWLEKCGFCNIRVVDQGVTTVQEQRRTDWMISESLADFLDPADHSKTVEGYPAPLRAVLVAQKP; from the coding sequence ATGATCGATTTCGGCCGTTTCTATCAGCAGATCGCCATCGGGCCGCTCAGCCATTGGCTGAATACGCTGCCTGCCCAAATCAGCGAGTGGCAGCAGTCCTCACTGCACGGCGGGTTCAGGCAGTGGCTCAATTCCGTGGAACATCTGCCGGCCTTAACGCCAGATCGGCTCGAGCTGGTCGATGGCGTTAGCGCCGCCATGGATACGCCGCTGTCCGAAGGGCAACGTCTGGGCATCGAGCGCTTGCTGCGCAACCTGATGCCATGGCGCAAAGGCCCGTTTTCGCTCTATGGCGTCGATATCGATACCGAATGGCGTTCCGATTGGAAATGGGATCGCGTTGCGCCGCACATCAGCCCGCTACAGGATCGGCTGATTCTGGATGTCGGCTGCGGCAGCGGCTATCACCTGTGGCGCATGATTGGCGCCGGCGCCCGCATGGCCGTGGGTATCGATCCCACCCAACTGTTCCTGTGCCAATTTGAAGCGGTGCGTAAATTGCTGGGCGATGACCCGCGTGCGCACCTGCTGCCGCTTGGTATCGAGCAGTTGCCGGCGCTCAATGCGTTCGACACCGTGTTTTCCATGGGCGTGCTCTATCACCGCCGTTCGCCGCTCGATCATCTCTGGCAATTGAAAAACCAATTGGTCTCCGGCGGCGAATTGGTGCTGGAAACACTGGTGGTGGAAGGTGACGAGCATTGCGTGCTGGTGCCGGGCGAACGTTACGCCCAAATGCGCAACGTCTATTTCCTGCCGTCGGCGGCGGCACTCACTCAGTGGCTGGAGAAATGTGGTTTTTGCAATATCCGCGTCGTGGATCAAGGCGTAACCACCGTGCAGGAACAGCGCCGCACCGACTGGATGATCAGCGAGTCGCTGGCCGATTTTCTCGACCCCGCTGACCACAGCAAAACGGTGGAAGGCTACCCGGCACCGTTGCGAGCGGTGCTGGTGGCGCAGAAGCCATAA
- the cutC gene encoding copper homeostasis protein CutC, translated as MPKLEVCCYSIDCALTAEQAGADRIELCAGLREGGLTPGYGVLRQARETLSIPVHPMVRPRGGDFCYSSREFAAMLYDIDQIREMGFPGLVVGVLDEEGHIDLLRMRRVMAHCSGLAVTFHRAFDMCLNPRHAIDQLADLGVARVLTSGQQPSAENGLRLLRELNDVSRSPIIMAGSGVRLTNLHKFRDCGIQEVHSSAGRWLPSPMRYRKVGVTLCSEGDMDEFQHYCVDGDMVAAMKNALSPSSIDVPLSSG; from the coding sequence ATGCCAAAACTGGAGGTGTGTTGTTACAGCATTGATTGCGCGTTGACGGCCGAGCAGGCTGGCGCGGATCGGATTGAACTGTGCGCCGGATTGCGGGAAGGCGGTCTGACGCCCGGTTACGGCGTACTACGCCAGGCGCGGGAAACGCTGAGTATTCCGGTTCATCCGATGGTGCGTCCGCGCGGCGGCGATTTCTGCTACAGCAGCCGTGAGTTCGCCGCGATGCTTTATGACATCGACCAAATCCGTGAAATGGGGTTCCCCGGTTTGGTGGTTGGGGTGCTGGATGAGGAAGGCCACATCGATCTGCTGCGGATGCGGCGGGTGATGGCGCATTGCAGCGGGCTGGCGGTGACGTTTCACCGTGCATTCGATATGTGCCTCAATCCTCGTCATGCGATTGATCAATTGGCGGATTTGGGCGTGGCGCGCGTGCTGACTTCCGGCCAACAACCCAGCGCCGAAAACGGATTGCGGCTATTACGGGAACTTAATGATGTCAGCCGGAGTCCAATCATTATGGCTGGCTCCGGCGTGCGCTTGACCAACCTGCACAAGTTCCGCGATTGCGGTATTCAGGAGGTGCACAGCTCGGCCGGGCGCTGGTTGCCGTCACCGATGCGTTACCGCAAAGTCGGGGTGACGTTGTGTAGTGAAGGCGATATGGACGAGTTCCAGCACTATTGCGTGGATGGCGACATGGTCGCAGCGATGAAGAATGCGCTGAGCCCGTCATCCATTGATGTTCCGCTTTCCAGCGGGTGA